The following nucleotide sequence is from Borrelia sp. A-FGy1.
TTGCAATCTCACCACCAGAAGCAATTCTACTAATTGGTTGTGCTTTTAATCCAAGATTACTAGAAATTAAAAACTCCACTTCATCAATACCTGTCAAACTCATTTTACCTTCTTTTATCAAAGCAAAAAACTCAGCATTACTCATATTAAGCTTTTGCAATATTTCCGTTACTTTAGAAGAAAAATCCAACGCTGCTTTTTTCCTAATATCTGAAATATCATTTGCTATTTTTTCCACACGCTTTAATAAAATATTTAATTCTTGTTCCTTACCTAGCCTTTCAGTTTCAAAATTAACAAACGAATTAATAATGGCACTGCATCTTTCTCTCAATTCTATGACATCTTTAACATTTGGTCCATACTTCTTCTTAAGACGAGAAATATCATACAACCTGCTTTCTATATCCTCAATTTCACTCTCATCATAAGTTTTATCAAGAAGATACCTACTATAAGACTGACCAATATCTTCAAGCTCATAGTAAGTATTCTTAAGACGATTTTCAAGCTCAAAATAATCACTATTTATCTTAGACAGATATTCAGAATCACTAACTATTCTCCTTATCTCACTTAAGGCAGAAAAATTCCCGCTTAAGGTCAAAACATTCTTTAAGTTCAAAAGCGAATTACATAAAGCTTCGTGATTCCTAAGTTCATCTAACCTGCTATTTAAAATTTCCTCTTCTCCTATTTTAGGATCTAAAGAATCTATATCCTTAATGATCTGCTCACACTCTTCTTTATTTTTTTGATTTAATTTTTCTTCCAAAATAAAATTATCATAATCATTTAAAAGTTTAATGTACTTCTCATAAACTAATCTATACTCTTCTAATAAGATATTTAAATTAGCATAATTATCTAAAATCTTTAGATAATTTGACGTATTTTTCAAAATTAAATATTGTTGATTTTGGGAATGAAACTCGACCAACATATCAAAAACTGGTTTTAAAATTACACTAGAAATGGGCTCATTATTAATATAATAATTGCTTAAAAAAGTGTCTATAGACTTAGATGCAATTACTCTCTTTATAATAATAAAATCTTCTAGTAATATTCCCTTGGTAAACAAATAATCTTTAATTTCCTTATTTGCTCTAAACTTAGCAAGTAAAACACAATCTTTACCTCTATCCATCATAATATTATCTTTAAGCTTTCCACCAAATAAATAATAAATTGATGACAATAATAAGCTTTTTCCACTCCCAGATTCACCTGTAAATGCTACCAAACCCTTACTACTGAGATTAATGTAAACCTCTTTAATTAAAATGAAATTTTTTATAAAAAGCTCAATTAACATATTAAACTCAAAAATAAATAATAAATCTCTTTATACTATAATAACTTATTTTTAAGTCTTTTCACAAAAGTATCTGTACAAAACGATACAAAACGTAAACTTTTATTAGCAAGGCTCACTTCAAAAACAATATCAACTACAAATTTACCAATATTAATACCGTCAACAAAAACTGATGCTGGATTTAAAGTATATTGCTTTTGAAATGAAAGTGTAATTTTGCTATCGATTGAAAAAACAAAAGATCGATTATAAACCGAATGTGGAGAAATAGGAGTTAAGATAAAAGTATTAAGATCTGACTCTAAAATAGAACCACCTGCTGAGAAAGAATATCCAGTTGAGCCTGTAGGAGTTGCAAATATTATTCCATCACTTCTATAAGAAAGAAAATCTTCTGAATTAACTCTAAGATTTACTCCAATTAGCTTATTTAATACACTTGAACGAACAATTACATCATTTAAAGCATACTTCGTTAAGATACTACATCCATTCTCATAAGCATTCATTTTAAGCAAATATTTCTTATGAATAACTAAAGAATTATCAAAAAATTTATCTATTACTTCTTTAAAATCCCTAGGCTTTATATCTGCCAAAAACCCTACTTTACCCAGGTTTATTGAAATAATTGGAATATCAATATCATTTTTTAACAGTAAGCTACTGGCCAATAAAACTGTTCCATCTCCCCCTAAGGTTAATGCAAGAATCAAATTCGTTTCTACTGATAAATCCAAAGATTCACCTACGCCTGTCAT
It contains:
- a CDS encoding AAA family ATPase, which gives rise to MLIELFIKNFILIKEVYINLSSKGLVAFTGESGSGKSLLLSSIYYLFGGKLKDNIMMDRGKDCVLLAKFRANKEIKDYLFTKGILLEDFIIIKRVIASKSIDTFLSNYYINNEPISSVILKPVFDMLVEFHSQNQQYLILKNTSNYLKILDNYANLNILLEEYRLVYEKYIKLLNDYDNFILEEKLNQKNKEECEQIIKDIDSLDPKIGEEEILNSRLDELRNHEALCNSLLNLKNVLTLSGNFSALSEIRRIVSDSEYLSKINSDYFELENRLKNTYYELEDIGQSYSRYLLDKTYDESEIEDIESRLYDISRLKKKYGPNVKDVIELRERCSAIINSFVNFETERLGKEQELNILLKRVEKIANDISDIRKKAALDFSSKVTEILQKLNMSNAEFFALIKEGKMSLTGIDEVEFLISSNLGLKAQPISRIASGGEIARIMLAIKSIQNFSEDKLIIFDEIDSGIGGEAGVSLGRYLKKLADNVQVFIITHLANIASIADCHVLIKKECNKNKTYVNASLLIENNRILEVARMLSGNINDSSIKHAEQLLKNNS
- a CDS encoding NAD(+)/NADH kinase, producing the protein MKGRALIYVNYSIWNAEILGCEIQKYLENEYCVSSLMTGVGESLDLSVETNLILALTLGGDGTVLLASSLLLKNDIDIPIISINLGKVGFLADIKPRDFKEVIDKFFDNSLVIHKKYLLKMNAYENGCSILTKYALNDVIVRSSVLNKLIGVNLRVNSEDFLSYRSDGIIFATPTGSTGYSFSAGGSILESDLNTFILTPISPHSVYNRSFVFSIDSKITLSFQKQYTLNPASVFVDGINIGKFVVDIVFEVSLANKSLRFVSFCTDTFVKRLKNKLL